The Desulfatirhabdium butyrativorans DSM 18734 region GAAGACAGGTGATATTCGATGCCTGCGCCTGCCGTATACCCAAGTTTCCACTCGTTGATATCATAACGGCTCGCAAAAGGGGATTCTTTCTTTTCCTGGATGTTTCCCTGGCCGATGCCGCCGTCGAAAAACACGGACAGGGAATCCGAGATCCGGAGGGCAGGACGCAGGCCAAACGCATAGGAATAGGGGATGCGGTATGTCAAATGGGCTGGCTCATTTGTGTAAAGGGTCCATTCGTCATTGGATAGACCGATCCTTCCCTGAAGTCCCATGGAGAGGCCTGCCCCGAGGGGACGCATGTAGCCGAAAATCAAAGAACCGGTTTGTCCGTATGCGAGATCAACGTATCTGTCGTTCGGGCTGCCATCCATATAGGAATATTGCGGTTCGAAGCGGGTTTCGGCGTAACCGATTTCCGTTCCAGCATAGAAAAAACCCGCATCTGCGGATGCCACAAGGAGCATAGGTGCAACCAGCAAGGCCACCAGAAAAGCGACGGTTTTTGTTATGGCCATCGATAGCCTCCTTTCATCGTGACAAAGATCACACCGCCATCATTGATCAACCGCAAAGCGTACCTCGGGTTTATCGCAAGCGATGCACAATGCCTTCTGTATGTTCATATATCGGGAAGGAAGAGTTTTCAAGCACTATTGCAACGGGTTGCTGCATGGACACCAACCCGGCATGATCACCGGAGAGGTGGCCATTTTTCTTGTCAACCGGATGGCGCTCATGTTATGCAAACAAGCATTGGGATAGCCTCTAAATTCTAAATTCGGTTTAGTGCTCTATCCCCCGGAATCTAAACCCTTCATCAACAATAGCAGGAGGAGGATGGGCATATGAAAACATTCGGTCGATGGGGATGGTCGGTTGTGCTGGCGGTTCTGGTTTTCTCGCCCGCGGTCTTTGGGGGCACGCTCGATGATGTCAAGGCCAAGGGGTATGTGCAAGTTGGTGTCAACGGTCAGCTTTTCGGGTTCGGTATGCCCGATGAGAAAGGCGAATGGAAAGGTCTCGATGTGGATACGGGCCGGGCGATTGCTGCAGCCATCTTTGGGAATGTCACCAAGATCAAGTTTGTTCCGTTGACTGCCGTGCAGCGGTTTACGGCGCTCCAGTCCGGTGAGGTGGACGTGCTCTGCCGCAACGCAACATGGACCCTGAGCCGGGATACGCAACTGGGGCTCAATTTCGTTCAGGTCAACTATTATGACGGTCAGGGCTTTATGGTGCCCAAAAAGATGAACATCAAGAGTGCCAAGCAACTCGATGGCGCAACGGTATGCGTACTCCCCGGAACCACGACCGAGCAGAACCTGGCGGATTATTTCCGAACCAACAACATGAAGATGAAACCGGTTGTCATCGACAGCAATACCGAACTGAACAAGGCGTTCTTTGCGGGCCGTTGTGACAGTCTGACATCGGATGTATCCCAGCTTGCCGGAGCCCGTTCGGTTGCGCCCAATCCTGCCGATTATGTGATCCTGCCCGAAGTCATCTCCAAAGAACCGCTGGCGCCTGCGGTTCGGCATGGCGATGATCAGTGGAAGGATATCGTCAATTATTCCGTTCTGGCGCTGATAGCAGCCGAGGAAATGGGAATTACCTCCAAAAACGTGGACGAAATGCTCAAGAGCACCAATCCTGAGGTACAGCGCTTTCTGGGGGTTGTTCCCGGAAACGGCAAAGCCCTTGGACTGGATGAAAAATGGGCGTACAACATCATCAAGCTGGTCGGAAATTATGGCGAGGTCTTCGAACGAAACGTCGGCGCCAAAACACCTCTGGCGCTGGAGCGGGGGTTGAATGCTCTGTGGACAAAGGGCGGGTTGATGTATTCACCGCCGTTCAAATAACGTTTACGACGAATGGATCGCATCAGAAAAAAGCCGGAAAAGCCGATCATGAATGTCCAGCAACCGGCCGGTTATCCTGTTGGCGAGTCGATAGATGATCACCAAATTCCTTTCTGGCACAACCCCGCCCGCCGGGCTCTCGTGTACCAGTTGGCCGCGCTGATCATCACCGCTGCCATCGGTGGCTATCTCTTTCACAACACGGTCGTGAATCTCAAACGGCAGTCGATCGCCACCGGTTTCGGATTTCTGGAACGGGAGGCGTCCTTTGAAATCGGTGAGTCGCCGATTCCCTTTTCGGCTTCCCAATCCTATGCACGGGCGCTGCTGGTCGGATTGCTCAACACCATCAAGGTTGCGGTTACCGGGGTGTGTCTCTCGCTCGTTCTGGGGCTGTTTGTCGGGATCTGCAGGCTTTCGGGCAACTGGCTCGTTGCGCGTCTTGCCGCTCTATACATCGAGGTGTTTCAGGATATTCCCGTTCTGCTGCAGTTGTTTTTCTGGTATGCCGTTTTTTATGATTCTCTGCCGCCGCCCCGGTTGGCAATTACCCCGCTTCCGGGGGTGTTTTTGTGCAATCGCGGGCTGATCTTTGCGGTACCGCAAGACCATCCCGCCTACAGGGCCATGGCGGCGGCTTTTCTGGCAGGCTGCGTGATCGTCTTCCTGCTCCGGAGATGGGCCAGAAAACGGCAGGAGCGGACAGGGCGGATTTTCCCGGTTGTCCGCACTTCTTTCGGGATGCTGCTGGGGCTGCCTTTTATGGTCTGGGCAGGTGCCGGGTTTCCGGTGGCCATTCGTGTGCCACAGCTTTCCGGATTCAATTTTTCGGGAGGTATGGCCATCAGTCCCGAGTTTACGGCCTTGCTGCTCGGGTTGGTGCTGTATACGGCGGCATTTGTTGCCGAGATTGTCCGGGCCGGCATCCAGGCCGTCAGCAAGGGACAGAGTGAGGCCGCCATGGCGATCGGATTGAAACCGTGGCAGATCATGAATCTGGTGATTTTGCCCCAGGCGCTTCGCATCATCATCCCGCCGCTGACCAGCCAGATGATGAATCTGACCAAGAACAGCTCGCTTGCGGTCGCCATCGGGTATCCGGACTTTGTCTCGGTCGCTTCCACCACCATCAACCAGACGGGGCAGGCCATCGAGGGTGTGGCGATGATCATGGTCATTTACTTGATCATGAGCCTGATCACCTCGGCATTCATGAACTGGTACAACCGGAAAAAGGCCATTATCGAGCGGTAGGGATCATGATGACGGTATATTACGGCAGCGGGGAAGATGTTCGGCCGCCGGTGACATCGACGGGAGCTCTGGGCTGGATCCGGGAGAACCTCTTCAACGGGGCGCTCAATTCCATCCTGACCTTGTTGTGCCTGGCGCTGTTCGCCCGGGTTTTCCCCCCGCTTTTCCGGTGGATATTCATCGACAGTCTCTGGATGTCCACCTCATCGGCATGCCGCAATATCAAGGGTGCATGCTGGTCCATCATTTCAACCAATTACCGGTTCATTCTGTTCGGGTTCTACCCCTATGCGCTGCAGTGGCGGCCAACGATCGCCGTGTTGCTCCTGATCGTTTTGCTTCTGGTCAGCCGCAATCGTTCCTTCTGGAACAAGTCACTGCTCTATGCCTGGATTGCGGGGCTCCTCGCCATGGGTATCCTGATGCAGGGCGGGATGTTCGGCCTGCAGCGGGTGCAAAGCGATCAATGGGGGGGATTGCCGCTGACGCTTCTTCTGGCGGTGTTTGGCCTGGCGGCCGCCTATCCGCTGGGCGTGCTTCTGGCGCTGGGCAGACGAAGCAGACTGGCCGTCATTCGGGTGCTTTCGGTCCTGTATATCGAAATCATCCGGGGGGTTCCCCTGGTGAGTCTGCTCTTCATGTCAGCAATCGTTTTTCCCCTGTTCCTGCCGGAAGGCATGACGGTCAACAAGATCATCCGGGCGCAGGCCGCAATCATCCTCTTCACGGCGGCCTACATCGCGGAGGTGGTCCGGGGCGGGCTTCAGGGAATTCCAAAGGGGCAGTATGAGGCGGCCGAGTCCCTGGGCCTCAATTATGTCCAGACCATGCGGCTGATCGTGCTGCCGCAGGCGCTCAAAATCGTCATTCCGCCTTCCGTCAGCGTGCTCATTTCGGCATTCAAGGATACGTCTCTTGTGGTGATCATCGCCCTGTACGATCTTCTGAAAACCACGCAGTCGACGCTTTCCAATCCGAACTGGATGGGCTTTTCCTCGGAAGCCTATGTTTTCCTGGCATGTATCTATTTCATTTGTTGCTATGGTATGTCCCGCTACAGCAGACAGCTCGAAAGGGAACTTGGGGCGCCGGCGTGAAGCCGGAGGAAAGGGTGTTGGCGTCATGCAGGATGGGGTGCGGCAACCGGATGGATCAAAACTGATGCAGCAGGAGATGATCCGCTTCGAGGATGTCCATAAATGGTATGGCGAATTCCATGTCCTGAAGGCCATCCATCTCACCGTTCACAAAGGGGAGCGGGTCGTCATCTGCGGGCCGTCCGGGTCCGGGAAAAGTACGCTCATTCGCTGCATCAATCGCCTGGAGCGGCATCAGCGGGGAAAAATCGTTGTCGACGGCATCGAGTTGACGGACGATGTGCGGAACATCGAAAAAATCCGCGCAGAAGTCGGCATGGTTTTTCAGCACTTCAACCTGTTTCCGCATCTGAGTATTCTGGAAAACCTCACCGTGGGGCCGATCTGGGTCCGGAAAATGCCCAGGAAGCAAGCCGATGAGATGGCGATGGCCTTTCTGGAAAAAGTCCATATCGCCGATCAGGCCAGAAAATTTCCCGGCCAGCTTAGCGGCGGCCAGCAGCAGCGGGTGGCCATCGCCCGCAGCCTGTGCATGAAACCGAGCGTCATGCTCTTTGACGAGCCGACCTCGGCACTGGATCCGGAAATGGTCAAGGAAGTCCTCGATGTGATGATCGAGCTTGCGGAAGAGGGCATGACCATGATCGTCGTTTCGCACGAAATGGGTTTTGCACGAAGCGTGGCCCACCGGGTCCTGTTCATGGATGCCGGTCAAATTTTGGAAAGCAATACGCCGGATGAATTTTTCACCAGCCCGCAGCACGAGCGTACTCAACTGTTTTTGAGCCAGATTCTGCATTGAGATTATGCCATGATGGTCTCCCAAAAGTCCATCACGAGGACGGCCGTTTTTGCAAGGCCGTTATGCCCTGTTTGTCAACTGACCGGCGAAATCCGGTTGGTTCCTGAATGGAAACCCCGCTTCATTTCCGATCCCGACCGATGATCATGCCGTTTTCCTTGCAGCGGCGGGCTGAAAAGGAGACCTTTTTCGGAGGAAGACCAAAATTCACATTGACTGTTTTGATCAGCTATGTTAGGTGAAGCAAGTTTTTTTGAATTCACCCAACGGATCGAAACGAGTTCTCGTTGTGAAGCGCGAAACCAGGCGGATGATTCGGGAGTTGGCTTCCTATGCAAGCCTGGGCCTGTCGGTTGCTTTATCAATCTTTATCGGCCTTGGCATCGGAGTGTATCTCGATAAAAAATTCGATTCTTCTCCTTGGCTGACATTGATTTTTCTGGGGTTGGGCATAGCGGCAGGGTATCGGAACATCGGGCTGGTCATCAAAAAATCACGGAATCTCTGACGTGAGTGAAATTCGACAAGCAAGCAAATCGATCGTGGATAATGCCGAAATCCAAAGACGAATCCTGACCTTCGTCAACGTGGCGAACTGGGTTCTGTTCGCTGTCCTGGTTGTTGGCGGCATGCTGCTTGCCGGGTCCAAAATCTTCCTCGGGATCCTTTTCGGAGGGCTCATCGTCACCGTCAATTTCCATCTGCTTGCACGCACCCTCAAGCATTCGCTCACCCCCCCGTTTCTCAAGTCCCACAACAGCATCCTGGCCAAATACTACGTCCGGTTTACCATCAGCGGGCTGATCATTTTTGTGCTCATTTCCGAACATATCGTTCATCCAATCGGACTGTTCATCGGGCTGTCGGTTGTCGTGGCCAGCATCATGCTCGCAACCGTCTGTGAGATCACCAAACTTTTTTGCTGCAAGGAGGCTGTGTAAGGATGCAACATCCCTATCTGTTTTTCGTAAAGCTTTTCGATGCGATCGGTTTGGGTGCGTTTGCCCATCACTATCCCCATGTCATTTATTCCTGGGTCGTCATGCTGCTGCTGATCATCCTGGGATACCTCGGCACAAAAGGGATAAGTCTGATCCCGACAAAGGGGCAGAATGTCTTTGAAATCGTGATTTCCGGGATCGAAGACTTCATGATCGATATTACGGGGGAAGAGGGGCGATGGTTGTTTCCGCTGATCGCGACCATCTTCATCTATATTTTCACCTGCAACCTGATCGGCCTGGTTCCGGGGTTCTTCCCGCCGACGGCCAGCCTGAACACCACGCTTTCGTGTGCGCTGACGGTCGTCGTCTTCACCCACATCATCGGGGTGAAGTATCACGGCGCCAAGTACATCAAGCATTTTCTCGGGCCGGTGTGGTGGATGATCCCGATCATCTTCCCTATCGAGGTGATCGGCCATCTGGCCAGAATCCTGTCCCTGTCCTTCCGTCTTTTCGGAAACATGATGGGGCATGAGCTGGTCCTGGGCATTCTGTTCTTCCTGGCCGGGGCTTTCTTTGCGCCGCTGCCGATCATGGCGCTGGGTATTTTTGTGGCCCTGGTTCAGGCGTTCGTCTTTTTCCTGCTTTCGATCATGTATTTTACGGGAGCAATGGAACACGCGCATTGATAATGGTTTGTGAACTACCTTTTTATGCAATATGTCTGAAAAGCAGGATTCACCCATTCGGTTATCCTTGTTGGGGGACAATGGAAGAAGCCGAATTTTATCATCATTCATCAAGGGAGGAGAGGTAAAACATGGAAGCACAAGCATTACAGTTCTTCATCGCCTGTGTAACGGCAGCCGGTTTCGGTATCGCAGTGGCGGCTTTCGGGTGCGGTATTGCCCAGGGTCTCGGTCTTCGGGCCGCTGTGGAAGGTATTGCCCGAAATCCCGAATCATCCGGTAAGGTTACCGTTACCCTGCTGATCGGTCTGGCCATGATCGAGTCTCTTTGTATTTATGCGCTCGTCATCGCCCTGATCCTGATCTATGCGCATCCGCAGGCAGCAGCCATCGCGAAGCTGTTCGGCAAATAATTTCCGATCCTGCAGTTGTTTTTCTTCACAAAAGGCCGTTTCCGGGCAACCGGAAGCGGCCTTTTGTATTGGCGGTAGTGGGGAATCAGCGAGTTGCAGCCTTGTATGCGCTCGTTTGCGCCGCAAGCAGCATGGGCAGGGTGCTTTCCTCCTGCCTTGATACCGCCTCTTCGATGATCCGCTCGAAGGCGCTGCCGATCACGACACCATCAGCCTGTTTGGCGATGCGGGCGACATCCGCCACCGTGCTGATGCCGAAACCAACGCATACGGGCAGCTTCGTGTATTGTCTCAGCCTGTGGACGTTTTCCTCGACGGTGTCCCCCTGCAGTCCGGCGCTACCCGTTACCCCCGTTTTCGAGACGAGATAGAGAAACCCTTCGGCCCTGGCGGCAATCGTGCGGATGCGCTCATCGGGTGTGGTCGGCGCGATCAGGCGGATCAGGGAGAGCCGAGGCGGGGTTGGCCACTGATCGGTCATTTCGCTGGATTCTTCCGGCGGCAGATCGACGATCAAAACACCGTCCGCGCCTGCATTGACGGCATCCCCGTAAAAGCGCTTCACGCCGTAGGCGAAAATGGGGTTGTAGTAGCTGAAGAGAACGATCGGGGTCTCGATGTCCCGGCGCAGCGCCGCAACCATTTCCATGACGTTTGCAGGCGTCATCCCCTGCCGGAGCGCCCGCTGGGAAGATCGCTGGATGACCGGGCCGTCAGCCGTCGGATCCGAAAAGGCGATGCCGAGCTCCAGAAGATCGAGCCCGCTTCGGCACATGTCCCGGCAAACTGCCAGCGATGTCGCCATATCCGGATCGCCTGCCGTGACAAACCCGATCAGGGCTTTTTCCCGTTTTTGCTTCAGGGTATCGAAGAGATGGGCGATTCGGTTCATGATGCGCATTTCCTTTCCGACGATGCAGTTGCCGTGAACTGGGTGAAGATGGCCAGGTCCTTGTCCCCGCGGCCCGAGAGATTGACGATGATCCGCTCATTGCCTGGCCTCCGGGGGGCATCCTGGATGGCGAAAGCCAGGGCATGGGCGCTTTCCATCGCCGGAATGATGCCTTCGGTGCGGCACAGGGTGCGAAAGGCCTCGATTGCCTCCGTGTCGGTGACCGAGGTGTATCGGACCCTTCCGGAATCCTTCAGCATCGCATGCTCCGGCCCCACGCCGGGGTAATCGAGACCCGCGGAAACGGAATGCGCTTCCTGGATCTGGCCGTTCGGATCCTGCAGAACGTAGGATTTGGATCCGTGCAGCACGCCGACGCTTCCGGCGGAGAGCGTGGCCGCATGGCGACCGGTTTCGACCCCGTGCCCGCCTGCCTCGATGCCGATCATCTCCACCGGATCGTTCAGAAACGGATAGAAAAGCCCCATTGCATTGCTGCCGCCGCCGACGCAGGCGATCAACAGATCCGGCAGGGCGCCGCAGGCGGCTTTCATCTGCGCTCTGGCCTCGATCCCGATGATCTTCTGAAACTCCCGCACCATCAGCGGATAGGGATGGGGGCCGGCGACGGAGCCGATGACATAGAAGGTGTCGGCTACGGCTTCCGTCCAGTAGCGCATGGCCTCGTTCATGGCGTCCTTGAGCGTGCCCGTCCCGGAGGACACGGAGATGACCTGCGCCCCCAGCAGTTCCATGCGCTGGACATTGGGCGCCTGGCGCCGGATATCTTCTTTGCCCATGAAAATCCGGCATTCCATCCCCAGGAGCGCGGCCACGGTTGCGGTGGCAACCCCGTGCTGGCCCGCACCGGTTTCGGCGATGAGCTTGGTCTTTCCCATGTAACGGGCCAGCAGGCCCTGCCCTAGGGTGTTGTTGATCTTGTGGGCGCCGGTGTGGGCCAGATCCTCCCGTTTCAGGTAGATCATCGCGCCGCCGAGCATTTGGCTCAGGCGCTTTGCCGGATAGAGGGGCGTCGGTCTTCCGGCGTAGTCTTTCAGAAGGGCCGCCAGTTCCTGCTGGAAGGCCGGATCATCCCGAAAATGGAAAAAGGCCGTTTCGAGTTCCAGCAGGGCAGGCATCAGGGTTTCGCCGACATAGCGCCCCCCGTAGGGGCCGAAATGGCCCCGCAGATCCGGCTGCGACAGGGCGGATGAAGGCATGGATGAATCGGTTGCGTTCATGAAAAAATTCTCCTCGATGGTTTGGGCAAAGCAGGGTTGCGGGTCGCCTGCAGGAGCATGCGCACTTTGGCCAGGTCTTTTCTGCCCGGGCAGAATTCCACGCCCGAGCTGACATCGATGGCGTCGGGGCAGGCATCCCGGATCGCCTTTACGACATTTTCAGGGGTCAGGCCGCCGGCCAGGATCAGGGGGCTCTGCTCGGCAAGGGGTTTTGCCGCGGCCCAGTTCCAGGCCTGGGCGTTTCCGCCGGGGAAGGGGCCTTTTCCGCATTCCACCAGAAAGGCGCTGCAGCGGTAAGCGGCTGCATCCGAAAACAGCGGGTTGCGGTTCCAGAACAGGGTCTTGATGGTCAGCATTCCCTGCGAAAAAAACCGTTCGGCAAGCGCCGGGCTTTCGTTTCCGTGAAGCTGCACGCCGTTGAGCCTGCAGGCGGTGATGGTGGACTGGATGTTTTCCGCCGTTTCATCCACGAACACGCCGACAAGCGGGAAATCCGGCGGCAAAGCCTCCCGGATGGCCTGTGCCTGCTCGATGGAAACGAACCGGGGGCTTGGCGGATAAAAAATCAGGCCGATGGCCGATGCGCCGGCTTCCATGCAGGCGCATGCTTCATCGGGCCGGGTGAGGCCGCAGATCTTCGCCGGAAAGGCTTGCTGGACCCGCGATGGGGGTAGGGATGTCGGGTTCATTGTATCCTTTCTCCTTCGATCAATTGCCGGAGGACAGCGCCCGGGTCGGCGGCCCGGGAAAGGGTTTCACCGATCAGAAAATGGCGGAATCCGGCCTGCGCCAGAAATTCGATGTCCCGCCGGTTGCGGATACCGCTCAGGGCAATGGCCGTGATATCGTTTCGCAGAAGGGGCCGCAAACGGGCGCATACGGAAAGATCCGTCTCGAAGGTGGCGAGATTCCGGGCGTTGATGCCGACCGTGGCGGCGCCGGCCTGCAGTGCGATCTCGATTTCCCGCTCCGATGCCACTTCGACGAGGGCATCGAGATCCAGTTGCCGGCAGAGCGCGAGCAGCTCCGACAGCAGGCCGGGATCCAGGATGCGCACGATCAGCAGGAGGGCATCGAGCCCTGCAGCCCGGGTTTCATAGACCTGATACGGGCTGAGGATGAAATCTTTGCGCAGGACGGGAATGGCTACGCTCTCCCGCACCGTGCGGGCATCCTCGAGGCTCCCCCTGAAAAAGGCCGCTTCGGTCAGCACCGACATGGCCGATGCGCCGGCCTTCTCGCAGGCGCGGGCATAATGCGCCGGATCGATGTCGAGCCGGATGGCACCCTTGGAAGGCGAGGCACGTTTGACCTCGGCAATGACGTGAATCCGGGATGATTCGGGTCCATCCGGATGGCCGGGGAAGGGCCTTCTCGTTCTGGGTGTGGAGCAGGCCGTTTCGAGAATGGCTTGCGGGATGCGCCGTTGTGACGCTTCGATTGCGAGGCGCTTGGTCTCCTGAATGGTTTCCAGAAAGTCGGGTTTCATGGCGGCCTCAGATTTTCGGCGTGTGCGCCTGGGTGAAGCGCACAAGGGCGTCGAGCTTTTCCATAGCTCTGCCGCTGTCGATGGCCTCTTCCGCCATCCGGATGCCTTCCGGAATGTCAGCGGCTTTTTCCGCGCAAACAAGGGCTGCGGCGGCGTTCAGTAAAACGCAATTGCGGGCATCCCCCGGCTCTCCGGAGAGGATGGCCCGGGTGATGGCCGCATTCGTTTCGGGATCACCGCCGGCCAGCGATTTCGGGTCTGCGAGGTGGCCAAAGATCATGTCCGGAAACAGATCGTAGGTGCGGATCATGCCGCCTTTGAGCTCCGATACCCGGGTGGGGGCGCAGACGCTGATCTCGTCCAGACCGTCATGCCCATGGACGACCATCGCACGTCTGCTGCCAAGCGTTTTGAGGGCCTGGGCAAACAGCTCCGTCAACGAAGGCGCATAGACGCCCAGCAGTTGGCAATTGGCGCCGGCCGGGTTGGTGAGCGGGCCGAGCATGTTGAACAGGCTGCGGATGCCGACCTCCTTCCGGGCTTTGGCCGCATGGCGCATGGCCCCATGAAACAGCGGCGCAAAGAGAAAACCGATGCCGATCCCGTTGACGGCTTCTTCCACCACTTCGGGGGGGCAGGAAAGGGAGACGCCGAGGGCTTCGAGCAAATCGGCGCTGCCGCATTTGCTGGAAACCGAGCGGTTGCCGTGTTTGGCCACCGCTACCCCGCAGCCGGCTACGACGAACGCCGTAGTGGTGGAAATGTTGAAGGTCCCGGCCATATCGCCTCCCGTGCCGCAGGTGTCCACCACGATCGGCGCATCGGTCTGGATGCGCTTGGCGGTCTTTCGCATGGTTCGGGCCGCCCCCCCCAGCTCATCCGCTGTTTCCCCTTTGGTGGCCAGCGCCGCCATGAAGGCTGCAATCTGGGTGTCGGCAAGAGCGCCGGAGAGCAACGTTTCCATGAGGGATGCGGTTTCGCTTTCGGTCAGGTCTATTCTTCGGACAATTTTTTGGATGCAATCGATGTACATAAAGACTCCTTCGTGATGGGCGAACACAGGGGTTCGCCCCTACGGGACATATGGATTTCCGCTGTCTCCAGCCATCAGCCTTCTAACCCCTGACTTCTGTCTTCTGACTTCTGTCTTCTGACTCCTGTCTTCTGACTCCTGTCTTCTGACTCCTGTCTTCTGACTCCTGACTCCTGCCTCCTCCAATTTCATGCCGCAAGGGCAAGACCTTCGATTTCGCCGCTCATCGTCAGAAAATTGCGCAGCATCCGCTTCCCGACATGGGTCATTTTGGATTCCGGATGAAATTGAATGCCTTCCGTGGGATGCTCCCTGTGCCGCAGCCCCATGATTTCACCATCTTCGGATTCGGAGGTGATTTCCAGACAATCCGGGAAATCGTTGCGGAGAACGGCGAGCGAATGGTAGCGCATGGCCTGGAAAGGGCCCTGGATACCCCGGTACAGGTGTTTCCCGTCTGAGCTGATCATCGAGACCTTCCCGTGCTTGAGCGCCTTGGCATAGCCGACCCTTGCCCCGAAGGCCATGCCGATGGCCTGGTGGCCCAGGCAGACCCCGAGCATGGGGATGCGGCCCGAGAAATGGCGGATGGCATCGAGGATGATGCCCGCGGATTCCGGCCTTCCCGGCCCGGGCGAGATGACGATCCCGTTGGGCTGCATCCGCTCGATGTCGGCGATGCCGATGGCGTCGTTTCGGGCCACCCGGACATCGGCGCCCAGTTGTTCGAGATACTGGATCAGGTTGTAGGTAAAGGAGTCGTAGTTGTCGATCATCAGAATCATGGTTGTCCTTCCTTTCCGGAATGCGGCGTGCTGGCGCCGACGGGTCGAATCCACTGCAGGCCTTTCTGGATGGCCATGGATTTGTTGATGGTTTCCTGATATTCGGTTTCGGGATTGCTGTCTGCCACGATACCGGCCCCT contains the following coding sequences:
- a CDS encoding phosphoribosylanthranilate isomerase; translated protein: MNPTSLPPSRVQQAFPAKICGLTRPDEACACMEAGASAIGLIFYPPSPRFVSIEQAQAIREALPPDFPLVGVFVDETAENIQSTITACRLNGVQLHGNESPALAERFFSQGMLTIKTLFWNRNPLFSDAAAYRCSAFLVECGKGPFPGGNAQAWNWAAAKPLAEQSPLILAGGLTPENVVKAIRDACPDAIDVSSGVEFCPGRKDLAKVRMLLQATRNPALPKPSRRIFS
- the trpD gene encoding anthranilate phosphoribosyltransferase, which produces MYIDCIQKIVRRIDLTESETASLMETLLSGALADTQIAAFMAALATKGETADELGGAARTMRKTAKRIQTDAPIVVDTCGTGGDMAGTFNISTTTAFVVAGCGVAVAKHGNRSVSSKCGSADLLEALGVSLSCPPEVVEEAVNGIGIGFLFAPLFHGAMRHAAKARKEVGIRSLFNMLGPLTNPAGANCQLLGVYAPSLTELFAQALKTLGSRRAMVVHGHDGLDEISVCAPTRVSELKGGMIRTYDLFPDMIFGHLADPKSLAGGDPETNAAITRAILSGEPGDARNCVLLNAAAALVCAEKAADIPEGIRMAEEAIDSGRAMEKLDALVRFTQAHTPKI
- a CDS encoding anthranilate synthase component II, with translation MILMIDNYDSFTYNLIQYLEQLGADVRVARNDAIGIADIERMQPNGIVISPGPGRPESAGIILDAIRHFSGRIPMLGVCLGHQAIGMAFGARVGYAKALKHGKVSMISSDGKHLYRGIQGPFQAMRYHSLAVLRNDFPDCLEITSESEDGEIMGLRHREHPTEGIQFHPESKMTHVGKRMLRNFLTMSGEIEGLALAA
- the trpC gene encoding indole-3-glycerol phosphate synthase TrpC — encoded protein: MKPDFLETIQETKRLAIEASQRRIPQAILETACSTPRTRRPFPGHPDGPESSRIHVIAEVKRASPSKGAIRLDIDPAHYARACEKAGASAMSVLTEAAFFRGSLEDARTVRESVAIPVLRKDFILSPYQVYETRAAGLDALLLIVRILDPGLLSELLALCRQLDLDALVEVASEREIEIALQAGAATVGINARNLATFETDLSVCARLRPLLRNDITAIALSGIRNRRDIEFLAQAGFRHFLIGETLSRAADPGAVLRQLIEGERIQ
- the trpB gene encoding tryptophan synthase subunit beta, with the translated sequence MNATDSSMPSSALSQPDLRGHFGPYGGRYVGETLMPALLELETAFFHFRDDPAFQQELAALLKDYAGRPTPLYPAKRLSQMLGGAMIYLKREDLAHTGAHKINNTLGQGLLARYMGKTKLIAETGAGQHGVATATVAALLGMECRIFMGKEDIRRQAPNVQRMELLGAQVISVSSGTGTLKDAMNEAMRYWTEAVADTFYVIGSVAGPHPYPLMVREFQKIIGIEARAQMKAACGALPDLLIACVGGGSNAMGLFYPFLNDPVEMIGIEAGGHGVETGRHAATLSAGSVGVLHGSKSYVLQDPNGQIQEAHSVSAGLDYPGVGPEHAMLKDSGRVRYTSVTDTEAIEAFRTLCRTEGIIPAMESAHALAFAIQDAPRRPGNERIIVNLSGRGDKDLAIFTQFTATASSERKCAS